Proteins encoded in a region of the Balaenoptera musculus isolate JJ_BM4_2016_0621 chromosome 5, mBalMus1.pri.v3, whole genome shotgun sequence genome:
- the C5H4orf36 gene encoding uncharacterized protein C4orf36 homolog isoform X2 yields the protein MAYGLPRKNAVETILRCNCYKVQEPWELVLLTKTWYTSLANIKLPFLEEIAFGSSIHLKKCKTIKDGLLPSAESIQLEREYEMKRLNNLKCEENAAEEIQFSLRERPVGLRRPLPPK from the exons ATGGCTTATGGCTTGCCAAGAAAGAACGCAGTGGAAACCATTTTGAGGTGCAATTGTTATAAAGT ACAGGAACCCTGGGAACTTGTATTACTCACAAAGACCTGGTACACAAGCCTAGCCAACATCAAGTTGCCTTTCTTGGAAGAAATTGCATTTGGTAGTTCTATACACctcaaaaaatgtaaaaccattaaGGATGGTCTGCTCCCTTCAGCAGA atccatCCAACTTGAAAGGGAGTATGAAATGAAGCGCTTGAATAACCTGAAATGTGAGGAAAATGCAGCCGAGGAAATTCAGTTTTCCCTAAGGGAAAGGCCAGTTGGTTTGAGAAGACCTCTCCCACCTAAGTGA
- the C5H4orf36 gene encoding uncharacterized protein C4orf36 homolog isoform X1: protein MAYGLPRKNAVETILRCNCYKVQEPWELVLLTKTWYTSLANIKLPFLEEIAFGSSIHLKKCKTIKDGLLPSAESKEDEGL, encoded by the exons ATGGCTTATGGCTTGCCAAGAAAGAACGCAGTGGAAACCATTTTGAGGTGCAATTGTTATAAAGT ACAGGAACCCTGGGAACTTGTATTACTCACAAAGACCTGGTACACAAGCCTAGCCAACATCAAGTTGCCTTTCTTGGAAGAAATTGCATTTGGTAGTTCTATACACctcaaaaaatgtaaaaccattaaGGATGGTCTGCTCCCTTCAGCAGAAT CCAAAGAGGATGAAGGGCTCTGA